GAACGGGACCTGGGTCGTCTTGCCGCAGGCGTCGCAGGTGACGTTGTAGAGCTGGCGCGCGCCGCCCTCGCCGAACCCGCCGGCCTTGCGCTTGTCGCGGCAGTTCTTGCAACGCTTGGGCTCGTTGGAGAAGCCCTTCTGAGCGTAGAACTCCTGCTCGTTCGCCGAGAAGATGAAGGGGGCGCTGCAGTCGATACAGGGGATGGATTTGTCCGTGTACATCAGAACTCCAGAGAGGGTCGCCGGCTCTAACCGGAAACCGAGGGTTGGAAATCGCGGACGACGCTCACCATCGAGCGGCGGACGCCGGGAACTGGCGAATGGAGCCGGTCGGAGAATTCAGGAAGGAGGGACGGGGCGTTGTTCCTGCTGCTGCCCCCGGGGCTGGAAATGGGTCTCGCCTCCTAAACGAACTCGATCCGACGAACAGACTTCACGGCCTTCGAAGGCATTGGGGCTGACCCTTGGGCTCTCCGGGCTGTTGTTAAGGGAATGAGAATCGAAACAATCAGCGAAATCAAGCGAAAAAGAAATTGCGACGCCGTGTCAGCGGGATGCGTCGAGCCGCACGCTGTCGGCGAGCAGGACCTTGCCTGCCCAGGCCGCCGCGATCAGGACCGCCGGACCGTTGATTTTCTCGACAGGACGGAGCGTCATGGCGTCGACGACGTCCAAC
This Acidobacteriota bacterium DNA region includes the following protein-coding sequences:
- a CDS encoding zinc-ribbon domain containing protein, which codes for MYTDKSIPCIDCSAPFIFSANEQEFYAQKGFSNEPKRCKNCRDKRKAGGFGEGGARQLYNVTCDACGKTTQVPFNPTNGKPVYCRDCYRERRPAEVGGPGEGPGALPPAETPGAPRC